In Methylobacterium aquaticum, the following are encoded in one genomic region:
- the fdxA gene encoding ferredoxin FdxA: MTYVVTDNCIKCKYMDCVEVCPVDCFYEGENMLVIQPDECIDCGVCEPECPAEAIKPDTEPGLESWLKLNADMAKSWPNITQKKAAPADAKEWDGKTGKFEAHFSANPGSGD, encoded by the coding sequence ATGACCTACGTCGTCACCGACAACTGCATCAAGTGCAAGTACATGGACTGCGTGGAGGTGTGTCCGGTCGACTGCTTCTACGAGGGCGAGAACATGCTCGTCATCCAGCCGGACGAGTGCATCGATTGCGGCGTGTGCGAGCCCGAATGCCCGGCCGAGGCGATCAAGCCCGACACCGAGCCGGGCCTGGAGAGCTGGCTGAAGCTGAACGCCGACATGGCGAAGAGCTGGCCCAACATCACCCAGAAGAAGGCCGCCCCGGCCGACGCCAAGGAGTGGGACGGCAAGACCGGCAAGTTCGAGGCGCATTTCTCGGCCAATCCCGGCTCCGGCGACTGA
- a CDS encoding RNA polymerase factor sigma-32 has product MAEIAGIRRQFVRVAMDAPFLEREEERGLAVRWKDERDEQALHRLISAHMRLVIALAGRFRHYGLPMADLVQEGHVGLMEAAARFEPEREVRFSTYATWWIRASIQDYILRNWSIVRGGTSSAQKALFFNLRRLRARLMQSTDERVGDEIHRRIATAIGVSREDVALMDARLSGPDMSLNAPVGDDGEASAERVDFLVDTSPLPDETVSDAVDGERRLTWLRQALTVLSERELRILHERRLAEDQATLEALGHRLGISKERVRQIENRALEKLRRALAERFPQSNATGMSAYV; this is encoded by the coding sequence ATGGCGGAAATCGCAGGCATACGTCGGCAGTTCGTGCGAGTTGCGATGGATGCGCCCTTCCTCGAACGGGAGGAGGAGCGCGGCCTCGCGGTGCGCTGGAAGGACGAACGCGACGAGCAGGCCCTGCACCGCCTGATCTCCGCCCATATGCGGCTCGTGATCGCCCTGGCCGGCCGCTTCCGCCATTACGGCCTGCCGATGGCGGACCTGGTCCAGGAGGGCCATGTCGGCCTGATGGAGGCCGCCGCCCGCTTCGAGCCGGAGCGGGAGGTGCGCTTCTCGACCTACGCGACCTGGTGGATCCGCGCCTCGATCCAGGACTATATCCTGCGCAACTGGTCGATCGTCCGCGGCGGCACCTCCTCGGCCCAGAAGGCCCTGTTCTTCAATCTCCGCCGCCTGCGTGCCCGGCTGATGCAGTCGACCGACGAGCGCGTCGGCGACGAGATCCACCGCCGCATCGCCACCGCCATCGGCGTCTCCCGCGAGGACGTGGCGCTGATGGATGCCCGTCTCTCCGGCCCGGACATGTCCCTCAATGCTCCCGTCGGCGATGACGGCGAGGCCTCGGCCGAGCGGGTCGACTTCCTGGTCGACACCTCTCCCCTGCCCGACGAGACCGTCTCCGACGCCGTCGACGGCGAGCGCCGCCTGACCTGGCTGCGCCAGGCGCTCACGGTGCTCTCCGAGCGCGAGTTGCGTATCCTGCACGAGCGGCGCCTCGCCGAGGACCAGGCGACCTTGGAGGCCCTGGGCCATCGCCTCGGCATCTCGAAGGAGCGTGTGCGCCAGATCGAGAACCGCGCCCTTGAGAAGCTCCGTCGTGCCCTGGCCGAGCGTTTCCCGCAGTCGAATGCGACCGGGATGAGCGCCTACGTCTGA
- a CDS encoding RNA-binding S4 domain-containing protein, protein MRADRQRLDKWLWFARFAKTRSLAARLIEDGFVRVNGQRADAPSKALAVGDVVTVAAQHVTAAVRVVDLGERRGPAPEARLLFDDLSAVPPAGPEPGGAD, encoded by the coding sequence ATGCGCGCGGACCGGCAGCGCCTCGACAAGTGGCTGTGGTTCGCGCGCTTCGCCAAGACGCGCTCGCTGGCCGCGCGCCTGATCGAGGACGGCTTCGTGAGGGTGAACGGCCAGCGGGCCGACGCCCCCTCGAAGGCGCTGGCGGTGGGCGACGTGGTCACGGTCGCGGCCCAGCACGTCACGGCGGCGGTGCGGGTGGTCGATCTCGGCGAGCGGCGGGGTCCGGCACCCGAGGCCCGGCTGCTCTTTGACGATCTCTCCGCCGTCCCCCCGGCGGGGCCGGAACCCGGCGGGGCGGACTGA
- a CDS encoding CarD family transcriptional regulator produces the protein MTTAKKTTAARQGFKTGEAVVYPAHGVGRITAIEEQEIAGYKLELFVVAFEKDKMVLRVPTAKANSVGMRKLAEPELVKKALDVLTGRARVKRTMWSRRAQEYEAKINSGDLIAVTEVVRDLFRSDAQPEQSYSERQLYEAALDRVVREIAAVNRITDTESLKLIEQSLAKSPRRAKGAEAEADGEDVQDEAEAA, from the coding sequence ATGACGACCGCCAAGAAGACGACAGCCGCCCGGCAGGGATTCAAGACCGGCGAAGCGGTCGTGTATCCGGCTCACGGCGTCGGCCGCATCACGGCCATCGAGGAGCAGGAGATCGCCGGCTACAAACTCGAGCTGTTCGTGGTGGCGTTCGAGAAGGACAAGATGGTCCTGCGGGTCCCGACCGCCAAGGCCAATTCCGTCGGCATGCGCAAGCTCGCCGAGCCGGAACTGGTCAAGAAGGCGCTCGACGTGCTGACTGGCCGCGCCCGGGTGAAGCGCACCATGTGGTCGCGCCGGGCCCAGGAATACGAGGCGAAGATCAATTCCGGCGACCTGATCGCCGTGACCGAGGTGGTGCGCGACCTCTTCCGCTCCGACGCCCAGCCCGAGCAATCCTATTCCGAGCGCCAGCTCTACGAGGCCGCCCTCGACCGGGTGGTGCGCGAGATCGCGGCGGTGAACCGCATCACCGACACCGAGTCGCTCAAGCTCATCGAGCAGAGCCTCGCCAAGTCGCCGCGCCGCGCCAAGGGCGCCGAAGCCGAGGCCGACGGCGAGGACGTGCAGGACGAGGCCGAGGCCGCCTGA